Part of the Plodia interpunctella isolate USDA-ARS_2022_Savannah chromosome 13, ilPloInte3.2, whole genome shotgun sequence genome, GTATTCGCTTGTAACTTGCACCACCGCTCATAATTCGAAGGATCGCTAGGTCGCCGGCAAAAGTTTCTTATTCCGGAGtgttaaagttgaaatttaatcAGATCAAACGTGTTACGAGTGTTTGATCTTCCATTTGTTTGTGTGTACAGAAAATTGCCAGCATTTACTCCGAGCAGCAGCTGAAATGTCGTCGATCGATGCTCGAAGCCCGGGCAGGACAATTACTCATGCCCGCTACAATTTATTGCGAGTCGATAGAAAGCTCGTTTTAACAACGCCGCAAGAGCATGCCTTTGCCATGATCCGTACATtgctttatacatatataggctAGCTCttgcacgcggcttcgcccgcgtaaatttccccgagaacatttatttgaaaatcgaaattaaaatttggtacacaggtagaatctAACCTGGAGTGGTgctttttgtcccgaaattcccacgggagcgtagCCAAGGTTCCCGTTAAGCATACGGCCTGTCGTAAAACcacagtcgaatcttcaaaatttatagtACTTTTTGTAAGCTGTCACCAAACTTCGCGCCGTTATAGCCAAGAATGAACCCGGTACACCGCGAGATCGTAAATACGGTGATTAGGTACTCTTAACACCATTggggaaaataaaaaacaataataattagcaaaatatatttaatctcaaaaaacttaactaataaaaattcatttctGTGATTTTCCTTACAGCTAATTATCACAGGTGCAAGGAGAAGAGTCAACATTATGGAGCCCTGATTATTACTGATATGAtgttaaatatagatttaatagACTCAAAAGAAAAGTTTTACTCAAATTCATCTTCCAAACACAATTACAATTTGTTCATTTAAATCCGTCTCTTAATTTATATGGTGCTCTGTGTACTATAAAagttcgttcattcattcattcatttcactTGTTTCAGAGTTACAATGTTACCTATTAACTCTGGTTTCTGTGgttataagaataaataaaaaatatatataataaattgaacattttccatttttaacgacattacataaaaatttatattataaaaaaatatatggagtcaaatcacaaatcacacataccGGGAAGCCCTTGAAGTAGTTTTTAGACTTGTTTATGAGATACTAATTCAAGGATACTATATTTGCATCATtacgtataaaacaaagtcacttcccgctgtctgtttgtccctaggtatgcttagatctttaaaaactACGGACTATCTAAcggatataatatttatccaacggattttgatgcgagttttttatagatagagtgattcaagataatattgcacccgtgcgaagccggggctggccacaagttttatataatatatacaaagaGATGGGACAATCAAGCGTAGGCAATTCAAAGCCATTCAGTTTGATTGCATTCATCATTCTGCGCCATAAACAAAACGTTTGTGTGTATAATATCGATTCAATATATTTCTACTTAAGAGTGGACTTCACAAGATTGAAATGAAAGACGTAAGAAACCCAGAATAgacttaaaattcccacgggaacgggaacaaaaagaaatatataccCGCGTACAGAGTCGCGAGAAATAGCTAATATAAAAACTGCACAGTGTACAAACATAAAGAGAAAAGGTATTTAAAaggaattacattattttgtattgcaaTACTAgaatctataatataatggTCAATATTATAAGTGTTGCCAGCTAAAAAGAAACAGCTCCctcaaatattttctactGTGACTATTGTGTCTAAAACATGATAAGGATCATTCGTTCCACTGTCCGCTATCCGTATCCGctgtcattacattttttcaaattttgacagagacaataattatttttactatcatTAACTTGGACTAGggttatgttaattttatgaatctttagaagaaaaatggcggattgtaatgacagctTGGCCGCACAGATCCGTCGGTTcttatatatctttttttaatatttgtttataatattttataactaaaaacGATCAGGGGTATATTTCattcagataaaaaaatactcaaaacCGAAGTGGGTAACTATTTGCACAAAAATCGAAGCGTTTTAATGCAGCTCCGGTTTGTTTAAGGGGCAGCTATTTCTAGCTATTTGGACACAACACAACGTACATTTGCATACAAGCAATTAGAAAACGCTTaacatatttaactttttactgCCCGCTGCGTACTTGACAGTTTAATGGCAGTTTGAGTTCGCAATaagttttacaatttacatgaAGTGTTCCTTTAGGATAACTCCAATGATTATGTTAACTTGCtcctcaaaaaaatatattctataatcCCCAAAACTTGTCAAAAATCCACGAGGAATCCAAAGAAGTGGAACGCCACATATacctaaatacaattttaatgatttacaCATATTGACAAGCAATAACAGACACATAACAGACATATGTGTGACCAAACTTTAACCACTAAAACgatttagaataaatatacgacttagaaaagaaaaaatatcagggaataaaaatataaatctaaaagTAAAGATTCTAATAACCGTAAACACCATGCTGTCAAACTTTAGAAATCAGTGGCGATGATCACTTGACATCTGCCGAGAAACCTTTGAGGTTCAATCTGACTTCTACACAGCACTCTATAATAGATGTCTGGAAATAGAACACTCCAAGTTCATGGAAGCAAGAAATAGCCAAACAAACCAGCTGACCAACTCAATTCATACAGATCAATTGGACTAATAGCTGTATTCGGGAAAGTTCTCGAGAAACTGATTATTAAAAGACTCGAGTACAAATCAGAAAACGAGGAGTCACTGAGTAAGGAGCAATTTGGTTTTAAAGCCCAAACCTCAACCACGGACGCTCTAGAGAGAGCCTTGACTGTCATTAAAACGGCCAAGAACAAAAAACACCAAGTGGTAGCCGTTTCCCTGGACATCAAGGCTGCTTTCGATAATGCCTGGTGGCCGGCCCTATTTAAGCGCTTGCACAATATTCGATGCCCAGGTGATCCTTAGAAAGTTTATTAtgggctgcggtgaagtttgttgcgccgcttcttcttcgcctgcgctttggaagccggcagtagacttagtttaagtaattttttacgtcaataagcgatgtatatcatcctaaattgaataaagaattatgattttttgatttttgattttatgttttatttatgttcaaaCGAAGATGGGAAACTGAAGTGAGAAACTAAGGTGAGAAACCAGcgttatcaaaattaatacagtaTTTACACGATAATATTATTCCGTCATTAAAAcagaaattatttgatttcataTAATTACAACAGCAAccaaaaaaactataataataggCAACTAGTTATAATGCAAATCAGATCATTACAAACTAAATAAGACACAGCCCATTTTAATGCTGAAAGATGTACTTTTGGCTTAAAAGAggtgtaatatttgttttcaaattagaAACAGAAGTGCTTACGAAAgacttaatttgtaaaaaatatttcattcacaCATTCAATGTCATTCGCCCCAAAAACCTTCATTACCAGTCTGTAGCACAGATACACCGTGCTGTCTTCGTCTTGTAGAATGTGAACGAAAATCATTCACTCCAATAGATTCGTTTCGACTCTCATACGCCTCGCACTCTAGTATGGTGTCGTTTATGTAATCTTGTTAAGTTGTAGTATGAAGGGCCCTATTTGCCTCAGGTAGAACGTGAACGGAAATCATTCACTCACTCATTCACCTCAATAGATTGGCTTCAACTCTCGCACGCCTCGCCCTCTAGTTGCGCGCCGTGTATGTAATCCTGTTAGTAGTCCGTATTTGTATGATGAAGGGACCCTCTTGACCCGGGTAGAATGTGGACACGGTCAGAATGTACCTACCGGCTGGGAGGCTGGGCAGGTCGAGAACTGCGTAGCCAGACCTGTTGGCAatatacagggtgatttcttatacattggcattattttaccTACATACTCAGTagatggtactgaacaacttttcgtatggaagcaaccttcAAATCACGAAAtaaatcagctgatccatacacTTTCCACAAcgtaggatattttttatcccgaaattcccacgggagcgacgccccggggcgcagctagcgatttcataaatgtatttttacctGTAAGCCCCGGAAGACTCCTTTAAAAACGGAGCAGTAACGTTAGGATCGTCTAACGCTTCGACAGTCACATCGATGCCTATGTTATACTGTTTCGGCCCTCTCAGTTCCACCACCATAGCGGTGGATTCAGGTGTGGTTATCGTGAATTTGGGGTTGTTGGGGTACGTCTGCCGGTGGTTCTCGCACCCGCCAGCGTGGCGGCCCGACCATTCGCCTTGGATCTGTTTGAAACCAACTGTTTATCATTAATGGACACTTTCATGTATAgacttaataaaaactaatcttTTGTGTCTCGTTTAGTATACGGCAAAAGGATAACAACTCGGACAAACCACGTGATGTAGATTGTGTGATTCTTATAGTTTTTCTAAATTCATAACCAAAcaaatatgattttgttttgacaaaaattaatCAACGCAATATTCTAAAcgtttaaaacaattttttttggaaaacaCGTTTTGTATCATTAATACTCGtactaaaataacaaaagataGAATACGTATATAGTAGATACTATGTTTCtcatatattctaaatttctcatattttttttaaattatcactaTGCCACCATGTATTTGATTATAATTGTaagggtaaaaaaaatacaatgcgTCAAATATATTAGAACTAGCCACTAATAAGTCTccaattaatttaaagcaaataaacGAATCACCTAGAGTACATAACACCAACGTAAGATTTTTTACTTCTCATGTTTCTCactcaatattttattcgtaCCCtatctttttattactttttcttgCAATGAATACTCACATTGGTGGTATAAGGGTAAGTTTTAATAAGCTTAGAAGGGACAACTCGCGAATGCTTTTATAGTATACAATATTAAGGAAGATTGTTGATTTCTCATATGTTTCTcactaagttttttttattacttatgttTACAATGAATACTCATATTGGTGGTATAAGGGTGTATAAGGGTAAGTCTAAATAATCTTAGAAGGGACAGATCGCGAATGATTTTATAGTATACAATATTAAGGAAGATTTTTGATTTCTCATATGTTTCtcactaatttttttttattacttatgttTACAATGAATACTCACATTCGTGGTATAAGGGTAAGTCTCCAGTTTATTTAGAGCGAAGGGGCAGGTCGCGTACGCACGTAGAGTGTACAATATCGTGCGAGACTTCTCATACTGTGACACTACGAGTGTGTATCTGTTTGGACTGTTATCTCCCACTATTATCTTGCAGAGATAGTGGGGACTGTTGATGGGAATACCGTCGATGTATGGCGGGGGCTCCTCTGGATAaataatatggttttatttgattattacttcacattatacataaaaatgatttgGTAATGTAAATAGTTGCCAAAATCCCGCTATTAAACTTTTACTTATCGAATTCCCTCGGGATTaagatgtaacaaaaaatcttttatataaaaataatatacttattgcaattaaatcttatgaaaaataatatcttcaaaaaaaatatctcagaTCGTTTCTCACCACGTGTTTTAGAACAGcttttgtgaaattttgaGTAATACACCACAATAATTGAACTTACaagaattaattatacaaattaaaagtatattatacttacGTCTATAATATACTCTCCGCCCATTGTTCTTATAAACCAACAACGTGATATATTCCTTATTGTCCCTGAAATCGTCTATTTGCGTGATGTGCCTCGTCAGCAACAACCACACAGCGCCTTTGCCTTGCACGTGTAAAGAAAATTGTGGATTTTCACCAACTGTGTAGATGTCTTTGACGGGCCCACTGCCGGCGTCCCatttcctaaaaaaaaaaaacaaatctaaaaattCATACATTAATTAAGCACTTCGCTCTTaaaaatttctgaataaatgatttgattttgattttaattttgatttaaataaatatatatgcggacaaatcacacagattgagttagccccaaagtaagtgcgagacttgtgttatacttactctcttaataataatatatacattatatggATAAACTAGTGTAGCAGTCCGACATGATAACCATTCATTCAACCAATCAGGAGCCAAATCAGCCAGCATTTGCCAAGTACATTAACTGTTTCTAAAATCTAATCTAGCTCAGACCCAAAATTCGTCAAAATCTGAATATTCATTATGGTGAGAAAACTTCCAAGTGAGAAACCCAGGCAGGTCATGCCTAAGGATTTAAcatgtaagaaaatataaaaaaatgtctctCCAATTGTGAGATAAAATGGAATTTagttacatatacatacttactGGTGCGTACAAAATGTCTGTTTAAACAAGTCCGGCTTCCAATTCAAATAGAAAACATCGAAAAAGTTCAATATGCTAGCGTAATCAATCCAAAAGACACCGTTGTCATACTGAGCCGCGCTGTCAGGGTCATAGTTTAGAAGGGCACGTAAATTTGGCGTCCAATTAGCACTGTCTAATTCGGAATAGTTCCCGCGCCAACGCAGGTGGGACCAGGGGTTCTTTAGTTTTAGGAGTTTCACGCCCTGTAACATACGAACACCACTTTTGATCAAAATTTCatgactttaaaattattattcatattacatatattcatACCAGGcgtcaaagaaaatattaactgAAAAATGTTTGTAGTTCTATATGTATGCGGTATACATTGCGTCGGTATTGTATGATCAAAAGTTCATATACACTTTTGCAGCCGACCGTACCTTttatccggctcgaaggaccacAAAAGATATGTTTATACAAGAAATTGCGTGGACATTTTTGTGtttgataatttttgtttcgctcgggtaaaaacataataaattacgcaGCTAAACCTTCCTCCGAAATCACACTATGTATTGATAAAGATCGCATGAGgatctgtgcagtagtttttgtgttcaTCGCGAATACACAGACGCGACACGGaacttcattttatattatgtaagtgtATCCTTATTTGCTGAAAACGGAACATTGGTTTATAGTCGAAGAGGTGATTGGGATATTATAtcagtaaatttaattatgtaactcAGAATTATACTCACATTCGCAAGTCTAACGTCTAGTACAGCGTAAGCGTGTGTGGCGACCAATCCGGTCCGGTCCGCGTCCGCATCCGACAGCGGTCCGGTGGCGACTGTCGCCAGCACGTCGCCTTCAGCCAGGTGTCTGCGGATTTTCTCGTAGAGTGCGTCAGCGTTGAAGTTCGCCTCGTTCGGACGTATCGCGCAGCGCTCCGGGATCCAACCTGTTAGCGCGTGCAGATCTATATTCTGCGGAAATCAAAGACTATATTCACATTTGTCGCTAAGTCCGTAATCTCAGTAGTtcctaactgatattataaattagaaagTAATTTCAATTGTTACCTCATCATCTACTCTACCATTGAAGActaatcttgaaatttttcatacacgTAATTGGACATCTCGGAAaaattcccgtgggaaatacacgcgggcgaagccgcgggcaaaagctaatttattactatataatataaaaatatgacgtgaaaaagttactgtcttatttctgaataaatgattcgaTTTGACGTGTGGTGTGGCCGACCTAGAATTGGACCACTGAATGATTATTGAAATaacatattgtttatttaataaaaaaaattttaaaaaagtaaatatttattattctccATAAAATCTCACAAAcgttatacatataacaattaCTTTTTTGACTTTTCTCAATcttcttcatttcattcattctttcattcatttaataCTTACACTGTTGGAGCCAGGGAAATCATAGCCACCCATGACCTTCATATACGCTTTCTCCAGTATAGAAACCCAAAATTCGTTCTTGTTACTAGAGTATGAACACAGCAAACGGCCGTATCGGCTGAAAGGTAGCCGGTCGTCTAttattacctgaaataaaaatatacatacgtCATCCAATACACATCCTATAtcctactattataaatgcgaaagcttGTGAGGAtataatgtgtgtatgtttgttactctttcacgccaaatctactggacggattgttatgaaatttgttacacgtgTATAATACAAAccggaataacacatagggtacttttcatcttGAAAttgtttacccgcgacttTTTCAGCGTATCTAACAATAGAAACGTATCGTAGAACAATTACTACTGACagcataatttcattaatgtgtttaatatgacaaatatttttgtgtgataacCAATTAAGTTGTCTTTGGTCgtattttcacacaaaatttcaCGTGAAAGCGGAGACAGACTTTCGGATTTCTAATACTAGTAGCCcgtgccggcttcgctcgggtattTCTCAGGAATCGtgctatttttgaaaataataatgagatgaatcCCGCGCgcttccagatttttttcatctcgttattatttttctacaataagttaaaaagcacgTGTGACACGTATAACAAGTCCATTTTAatcatactatttattttttaaaaatcttttctgtagtttttttttattttattttaaaattctgtagttttgaagatctaagcatacatagggacagacagctggaagcgactttgtttcatACTATGTAGTGACTAATAAATTCTTAGTAATAATTACAGTGTCTTTCTCAACCTTGacattggcaaaatcatcgtttggccaaacgatggagccataaaattaaaaagtgaagtgaCTAATAATGATTAAAGGCACCAACCCGTCTCCTCACGCCGTTAATATGCAACTTGACCATATATTTCCCAAACGGATTGTACACGGGCTGATTATGTTTATTCCTGGGATAGATAATGTTGGTAATGATCTTTTTGCGGTCAGGAAACCT contains:
- the LOC128674590 gene encoding calpain-7-like isoform X3, whose amino-acid sequence is MMTDLSDAFEALTLAVRFDQMKDTDKAVLCYRKAARFLDRGLSQNVVPTEQILTYRNKVKECLERATDLEAQKDKNQQAESERVLQEFHFLMQQALGADEAGHKDVALNLYMQAVELAVVSKLKDDSDKTGNCKSLAKKALDRAEELKGIKFSNLSLNEPHTSAVTPNKAVLQREQSVNLKVAGKHAYTDEEKEVLKITSHINNNTFYPFMDADLSERFQYTIPFEDKASELKLSQKQRKEFDCWVRPHEICTDPKLIVNESVDCFSIKQTIVSDCSFVASLAVSALYERRFPDRKKIITNIIYPRNKHNQPVYNPFGKYMVKLHINGVRRRVIIDDRLPFSRYGRLLCSYSSNKNEFWVSILEKAYMKVMGGYDFPGSNSNIDLHALTGWIPERCAIRPNEANFNADALYEKIRRHLAEGDVLATVATGPLSDADADRTGLVATHAYAVLDVRLANGVKLLKLKNPWSHLRWRGNYSELDSANWTPNLRALLNYDPDSAAQYDNGVFWIDYASILNFFDVFYLNWKPDLFKQTFCTHQKWDAGSGPVKDIYTVGENPQFSLHVQGKGAVWLLLTRHITQIDDFRDNKEYITLLVYKNNGRRVYYRQEPPPYIDGIPINSPHYLCKIIVGDNSPNRYTLVVSQYEKSRTILYTLRAYATCPFALNKLETYPYTTNIQGEWSGRHAGGCENHRQTYPNNPKFTITTPESTAMVVELRGPKQYNIGIDVTVEALDDPNVTAPFLKESSGAYRSGYAVLDLPSLPAGRYILTVSTFYPGQEGPFIIQIRTTNRITYTARN
- the LOC128674590 gene encoding calpain-7-like isoform X4 yields the protein MMTDLSDAFEALTLAVRFDQMKDTDKAVLCYRKAARFLDRGLSQNVVPTEQILTYRNKVKECLERATDLEAQKDKNQQAESERVLQEFHFLMQQALGADEAGHKDVALNLYMQAVELAVKLKDDSDKTGNCKSLAKKALDRAEELKGIKFSNLSLNEPHTSAVTPNKAVLQREQSVNLKVAGKHAYTDEEKEVLKITSHINNNTFYPFMDADLSERFQYTIPFEDKASELKLSQKQRKEFDCWVRPHEICTDPKLIVNESVDCFSIKQTIVSDCSFVASLAVSALYERRFPDRKKIITNIIYPRNKHNQPVYNPFGKYMVKLHINGVRRRVIIDDRLPFSRYGRLLCSYSSNKNEFWVSILEKAYMKVMGGYDFPGSNSNIDLHALTGWIPERCAIRPNEANFNADALYEKIRRHLAEGDVLATVATGPLSDADADRTGLVATHAYAVLDVRLANGVKLLKLKNPWSHLRWRGNYSELDSANWTPNLRALLNYDPDSAAQYDNGVFWIDYASILNFFDVFYLNWKPDLFKQTFCTHQKWDAGSGPVKDIYTVGENPQFSLHVQGKGAVWLLLTRHITQIDDFRDNKEYITLLVYKNNGRRVYYRQEPPPYIDGIPINSPHYLCKIIVGDNSPNRYTLVVSQYEKSRTILYTLRAYATCPFALNKLETYPYTTNIQGEWSGRHAGGCENHRQTYPNNPKFTITTPESTAMVVELRGPKQYNIGIDVTVEALDDPNVTAPFLKESSGAYRSGYAVLDLPSLPAGRYILTVSTFYPGQEGPFIIQIRTTNRITYTARN
- the LOC128674590 gene encoding calpain-7-like isoform X1 is translated as MMTDLSDAFEALTLAVRFDQMKDTDKAVLCYRKAARFLDRGLSQNVVPTEQILTYRNKVKECLERATDLEAQKDKNQQAESERVLQEFHFLMQQALGADEAGHKDVALNLYMQAVELAVVSKLKDDSDKTGNCKSLAKKALDRAEELKGIKFSNLSLNEPHTSAVTPNKAVLQREQSVNLKVAGKHAYTDEEKEVLKITSHINNNTFYPFMDADLSESIYRFQYTIPFEDKASELKLSQKQRKEFDCWVRPHEICTDPKLIVNESVDCFSIKQTIVSDCSFVASLAVSALYERRFPDRKKIITNIIYPRNKHNQPVYNPFGKYMVKLHINGVRRRVIIDDRLPFSRYGRLLCSYSSNKNEFWVSILEKAYMKVMGGYDFPGSNSNIDLHALTGWIPERCAIRPNEANFNADALYEKIRRHLAEGDVLATVATGPLSDADADRTGLVATHAYAVLDVRLANGVKLLKLKNPWSHLRWRGNYSELDSANWTPNLRALLNYDPDSAAQYDNGVFWIDYASILNFFDVFYLNWKPDLFKQTFCTHQKWDAGSGPVKDIYTVGENPQFSLHVQGKGAVWLLLTRHITQIDDFRDNKEYITLLVYKNNGRRVYYRQEPPPYIDGIPINSPHYLCKIIVGDNSPNRYTLVVSQYEKSRTILYTLRAYATCPFALNKLETYPYTTNIQGEWSGRHAGGCENHRQTYPNNPKFTITTPESTAMVVELRGPKQYNIGIDVTVEALDDPNVTAPFLKESSGAYRSGYAVLDLPSLPAGRYILTVSTFYPGQEGPFIIQIRTTNRITYTARN
- the LOC128674590 gene encoding calpain-7-like isoform X2; amino-acid sequence: MMTDLSDAFEALTLAVRFDQMKDTDKAVLCYRKAARFLDRGLSQNVVPTEQILTYRNKVKECLERATDLEAQKDKNQQAESERVLQEFHFLMQQALGADEAGHKDVALNLYMQAVELAVKLKDDSDKTGNCKSLAKKALDRAEELKGIKFSNLSLNEPHTSAVTPNKAVLQREQSVNLKVAGKHAYTDEEKEVLKITSHINNNTFYPFMDADLSESIYRFQYTIPFEDKASELKLSQKQRKEFDCWVRPHEICTDPKLIVNESVDCFSIKQTIVSDCSFVASLAVSALYERRFPDRKKIITNIIYPRNKHNQPVYNPFGKYMVKLHINGVRRRVIIDDRLPFSRYGRLLCSYSSNKNEFWVSILEKAYMKVMGGYDFPGSNSNIDLHALTGWIPERCAIRPNEANFNADALYEKIRRHLAEGDVLATVATGPLSDADADRTGLVATHAYAVLDVRLANGVKLLKLKNPWSHLRWRGNYSELDSANWTPNLRALLNYDPDSAAQYDNGVFWIDYASILNFFDVFYLNWKPDLFKQTFCTHQKWDAGSGPVKDIYTVGENPQFSLHVQGKGAVWLLLTRHITQIDDFRDNKEYITLLVYKNNGRRVYYRQEPPPYIDGIPINSPHYLCKIIVGDNSPNRYTLVVSQYEKSRTILYTLRAYATCPFALNKLETYPYTTNIQGEWSGRHAGGCENHRQTYPNNPKFTITTPESTAMVVELRGPKQYNIGIDVTVEALDDPNVTAPFLKESSGAYRSGYAVLDLPSLPAGRYILTVSTFYPGQEGPFIIQIRTTNRITYTARN
- the LOC128674590 gene encoding calpain-7-like isoform X5, with amino-acid sequence MMTDLSDAFEALTLAVRFDQMKDTDKAVLCYRKAARFLDRGLSQNVVPTEQILTYRNKVKECLERATDLEAQKDKNQQAESERVLQEFHFLMQQALGADEAGHKDVALNLYMQAVELAVVSKLKDDSDKTGNCKSLAKKALDRAEELKGIKFSNLSLNEPHTSAVTPNKAVLQREQSVNLKVAGKHAYTDEEKEVLKITSHINNNTFYPFMDADLSESIYRFQYTIPFEDKASELKLSQKQRKEFDCWVRPHEICTDPKLIVNESVDCFSIKQTIVSDCSFVASLAVSALYERRFPDRKKIITNIIYPRNKHNQPVYNPFGKYMVKLHINGVRRRVIIDDRLPFSRYGRLLCSYSSNKNEFWVSILEKAYMKVMGGYDFPGSNSNIDLHALTGWIPERCAIRPNEANFNADALYEKIRRHLAEGDVLATVATGPLSDADADRTGLVATHAYAVLDVRLANGVKLLKLKNPWSHLRWRGNYSELDSANWTPNLRALLNYDPDSAAQYDNGVFWIDYASILNFFDVFYLNWKPDLFKQTFCTHQKWDAGSGPVKDIYTVGENPQFSLHVQGKGAVWLLLTRHITQIDDFRDNKEYITLLVYKNNGRRVYYRQEPPPYIDGIPINSPHYLCKIIVGDNSPNRYTLVVSQYEKSRTILYTLRAYATCPFALNKLETYPYTTNLVSNRSKANGRAATLAGARTTGRRTPTTPNSR